CTATTATCAGAGGATGCATCTACGTAGTATTACTAGAGTATGCCTCTGCATATAAACCCTCTGCTTATTGTATCGACAACCCAAATATGAATTGGTTCCGGATTATTTTAAAAAATTTCTAAAAAATTCAAACAACGACTTGAATCCGTTTATCAAATTAAAGGAAATCAAACACACGATTCAAAAAAAAATTGTGAAAATATGCAGGACCTTGAACCGAAATAAAGGAGGGAAACTCCGATGGTGCAAATAAATTATCAAAAGTATGGAACCATTTTCACTTATACGTGTCACATCTCTTAACAAAGAAGCAACTAAAGCAGGAAACTAAAAAACCTTATTAGGGAAACCATAATAGAATTTGAGGAATAAAATCATAAGGAGCAGCAATGACCGACAAAACGATTGTTGAGAGTGATTTTTATAAGAAGGCCGCCCCGGATAAAAAAACGAAAATCCAAAAAACGGCGGCAACCGTAGTTGAAGGCATGGAAGAGGAAATCGATCATCAACCGCCACCTTCAACCGGAACCGTTGTTGAAGGAGACACCATGCCTTCTGGTTCACATCAAACCGCACATTATACAACGCTTGATCAATCGAAACAGATCCATCATGGCCCAATGATCGGAAAGGTACTTGACCGCAAGTTTAAAATTATTCATGAAATTGGCGACGGCGGCATGGGTATTGTGTATGAAGCAGAACATATCGATCTCAATAAACGATTTGCCATTAAGTCCATAAGATCAGAATTTTCTCTCAATGAGGAATTTAACCAACGATTCGATCTTGAGGCGAAAACCCAGGCAAGTCTTAGCCATCCAAACATCATTTCTGTCAGTAATTATTTCAGGGAAGATGACCGCTTATATTTGATAATGGAATATGTCCAAGGAAGGGGCTTGGATGAACTAATTGAAGAAAAGGCGTTCACCGAAGATAATGCTTTGGCAATCATCAAGGATGTATTAAAAGCACTGGAGCACGCCCATAGCAGAGGCGTGGTTCACAGAGATATCAAACCCTCCAACATCATGGTCAAACAAGACAATACAGCACTGCTCATGGACTTTGGTATTGCGACACTTATTGACAGCAGTCTTCAGGACGACGTGATTGCCGGAACAGCACCCTACATGAGCCCGGAACAGATCAACAGTCCGGGAACTCTGGATCATAGGGCGGACATCTATTCCCTCGGGATTGTTTTATATGAAATGCTGATCGGAGAAAGGCCTTTTGACGGCAAGTCAGATTCAGAAACGCGCATGAATCAAATCCATAAAAAACTGCCGGATATTGAACCTCTCCTGACAGACAGCTTCACAGGCATGTCCGACATTATTGTGAAAGCACTGGGAAAACACCCTGAAAACAGATTTGAAGACTGCACATCCTTTATTGCGGCCCTTGATGAATACCACAAAAAAACGCATATAGAGTGCCGCAACTGCAAACAAATCAACCGGGTAAAAAACAAGTACAGACTCAAAGGCGAAAAATGCAGCAGTTGTGGAAAAGTTTTGTCCATGGGCAGTAAATTCACCAAAATATGGGCGGCAGCTTTCATCATATGTATTGCAACAATTTTAGTCTATATGCTTTACCCCTGGCCCGGCAAATTAATTGTTAAAACAACACCTGAAAACGCAACAATATCCATTAATGGGGAAGAAAAAGGGCTTTCTCCTTTCACCACGAAATTAGATCCGGGTGAATATGAAATCCTTATTAAAAAAGATGAAAAGTATGAAACTGTAAAAAAGACCGTTACCATTGAAAAACATGCGCCCCATGAACTTGTCATCAGGCTGCCCCAAAAAAATGAAATGCATAGAAAAGCATTTGATACTTACCAGCAGGCGTATTTAACTGCATTCAATATTTGTAACAATTTACGAGAGCTCGAAGCAAGCCAAGTTAACCTGGATATAGCAAAAAAAATAGGAGACAGCGCAATCATCGAAGGGTACGAGAAACAAATCGCCGACATCAAAGAGAACATTGATGATTTCCAGAAAAGCTATTTAAATTCATTTACCGAATTAAAGGCTATAAATCCTGAAATCCG
This window of the uncultured Desulfobacter sp. genome carries:
- a CDS encoding protein kinase; the protein is MTDKTIVESDFYKKAAPDKKTKIQKTAATVVEGMEEEIDHQPPPSTGTVVEGDTMPSGSHQTAHYTTLDQSKQIHHGPMIGKVLDRKFKIIHEIGDGGMGIVYEAEHIDLNKRFAIKSIRSEFSLNEEFNQRFDLEAKTQASLSHPNIISVSNYFREDDRLYLIMEYVQGRGLDELIEEKAFTEDNALAIIKDVLKALEHAHSRGVVHRDIKPSNIMVKQDNTALLMDFGIATLIDSSLQDDVIAGTAPYMSPEQINSPGTLDHRADIYSLGIVLYEMLIGERPFDGKSDSETRMNQIHKKLPDIEPLLTDSFTGMSDIIVKALGKHPENRFEDCTSFIAALDEYHKKTHIECRNCKQINRVKNKYRLKGEKCSSCGKVLSMGSKFTKIWAAAFIICIATILVYMLYPWPGKLIVKTTPENATISINGEEKGLSPFTTKLDPGEYEILIKKDEKYETVKKTVTIEKHAPHELVIRLPQKNEMHRKAFDTYQQAYLTAFNICNNLRELEASQVNLDIAKKIGDSAIIEGYEKQIADIKENIDDFQKSYLNSFTELKAINPEIRKQAYEKYAESLEKKQGNLKNLSKVWNHFQLFLSGKLKTEEMYQELKDFC